The following nucleotide sequence is from Amia ocellicauda isolate fAmiCal2 chromosome 2, fAmiCal2.hap1, whole genome shotgun sequence.
CTTGACTCCTTTATCATGCTGTGCAACATTAAACCACTTTCACCACCTACGATCCTAGCTAGATGACACCACTTCATGTCTGCTAAAATATTAACTTAGAAGCCAGTCACCAACAGTCATGTTTAATTTTCTTGGGACaccacagaaaagaaaaaataaatcttgggAACATCCAGCAacccttttttttatataacatatcaAGTTCACCTTCACACtgtgttattctgtttctcaggTTTCTCATCTACCAGAGAATCTGATTGCCCTCAGAAcgtaaaaagaaaaagtaccATCCAGAGAAACAATACCAGTCTCCAATAATATACATAGCATGCACTATCATACATTATAGGAAGCGCTGTGTGTTTTCATCTTGATTCTGTTCACACTTCATCTGCTGATGAGCCCAGGGCTGCATTTCCCCAcacaaaagacaaaagaaaacaatctcTAAAGACACGACTCCCTCGAAAGTTCAATATGCAAAATAAACGATGTAATTTATTATGAAACTGAACTTTTTTCAACCGTTAAAACACTTGGGCTCGTTTCCCTGCAATGGGATGCCTGCTTAAGATGGCTGCTTCATATCCTGCACTGCCGCTTCCACTGGCTCCCCCTTGCCCTCCTCCGCCGTGGCCACCTCCAGAGACTCGGCGTACAGCAGCTTGCCATCTTCCTGTTGTGGTGCTTCAGGCTCGCCTGCATGGCTCACGTGCTTTACCTCGGTCACCACCTCGGTGTAGGTCACGTCAGGATTGGGTTTGCGGCTGGCTTTTGGAGGTGGGGCAGCTGCTCCGGCCTCGGCGGACCCTTGCTCGCCCAGCGCCCCCTGTGTGCCCTCCTGTCCCTCTGCCACAGTCCTCTCCTTGTCCTTCTTGATCTTGAAGTGGAAGGACTCCTTGGAGGGCGCGGCCTTGCTGATGGACTCCTTCAGCCTCTCGCCAGACTGCTTCATCCGCTCCCCGGACTGACGGATCTTCTCCCGGCGCTCGGGGGTTACGATGCGCGTGCTGATCCGGTTGACCTTTGTGCCCAGGTTCTGTTTGGTCTTAGACATGTTCTCCCTGGTGAAGACTTTCTTGATGCTCTCGATGCGCTTCATGCCCGTCTTCTTCAGCCGGGCGGCCCTGGACGAGTCGGCCTCTTCCACAACCATGTACTCCTCGTCCGAGGACAAGTCGGCAGGTGGCTCATAGGTGTCCGGCTCCACGGTGCTCCCCACGCCAGCTCCCTTGGGGGTCTTTGTGACAGCAACTGAAGGGATCTCAGTGTCCCCCTATGgtagataaataaaaaacaaagaccaCCTCAAAACTAAGATCACACTGATTATGGCTGAGCAGCACATAGATTCATAGACCTTGGTATACTAAATTGGCCAGTGAGAAGTATGTTAACTTCTATGTTAACACACAGGAGAGATTAAACTGAAGTGATAGATAGGGTTTCTTTTTTTGATATAAGGGTTTAGATGGTTCCACTGGGACAACAGAGGTGTAGGTGAAGACAGAGATACCGACAGCATCCTAATATCATCTGCATTTTGTGTTGTCTGAAGTGACAGAGGCCGTGGAGCAGAAAGCTGGGCTTCTGTATGGAAACAGA
It contains:
- the LOC136711405 gene encoding caveolae-associated protein 4a, with amino-acid sequence MDQQQFQAATADKLEVLGVGEDEAGTPISALTILALLERVAGIIDNVQACQQRMEERQLELENNIKTIQIDVLKLAKDHTITGNTVEKLLDKTRKISSNVKDVRQRVDKQNVRVKKVESTQEELLTRNKFRVVIYQGDTEIPSVAVTKTPKGAGVGSTVEPDTYEPPADLSSDEEYMVVEEADSSRAARLKKTGMKRIESIKKVFTRENMSKTKQNLGTKVNRISTRIVTPERREKIRQSGERMKQSGERLKESISKAAPSKESFHFKIKKDKERTVAEGQEGTQGALGEQGSAEAGAAAPPPKASRKPNPDVTYTEVVTEVKHVSHAGEPEAPQQEDGKLLYAESLEVATAEEGKGEPVEAAVQDMKQPS